From the Daphnia magna isolate NIES linkage group LG3, ASM2063170v1.1, whole genome shotgun sequence genome, one window contains:
- the LOC123470711 gene encoding uncharacterized protein LOC123470711 encodes MTTIAPTLYSTTIAPAYVTTGPSYSVVDAGPAYISPQMSIPIPLTPMVMMPEHLLVEQDTEEFGFSKLLKKVIALPLAIVLPIAIPLIVIIKYLLAGRGLINKPFINSAGFATQVPVTPEFQQTTPFFTTTPMPNVYGGPQNYGSAPQGYGEAPQGYGGAPQDFQGGPQGWNRKRREANETSSGLPSMSLAQVEKLTQVVFAAMRSQECIQRLVCELGSMSKSFSDTAHSVTVAVESFVPESIKESYQVFVKADHCEQYVCGSLAVKK; translated from the coding sequence ATGACTACGATCGCCCCGACGCTGTACTCGACCACGATTGCCCCGGCTTACGTTACGACTGGTCCGTCTTACAGCGTTGTCGACGCTGGTCCGGCTTACATTTCTCCTCAAATGTCGATCCCCATTCCGTTGACTCCGATGGTAATGATGCCCGAGCATCTGCTGGTGGAACAAGACACGGAAGAGTTCGGCTTCTCTAAATTGTTGAAGAAAGTCATCGCTCTGCCGTTGGCCATTGTTCTTCCCATCGCCATTCCGCTGATCGTCATCATCAAATACCTCTTAGCTGGCCGAGGTCTTATTAACAAGCCTTTCATCAACAGCGCAGGATTCGCGACGCAAGTTCCAGTAACGCCAGAGTTCCAGCAAACGACGCCCTTCTTCACCACCACTCCGATGCCCAACGTCTACGGCGGACCCCAGAATTACGGCAGCGCGCCGCAGGGATACGGGGAAGCGCCGCAAGGATATGGCGGAGCACCACAGGATTTCCAGGGTGGACCCCAAGGATGGAATCGGAAGCGCCGTGAAGCCAACGAGACTAGTTCCGGCCTTCCGTCGATGAGTTTGGCGCAAGTCGAGAAATTGACGCAAGTCGTGTTTGCTGCCATGCGTTCGCAGGAATGCATCCAGCGTTTGGTCTGCGAATTGGGTTCCATGTCCAAATCGTTTTCGGACACTGCCCATTCTGTGACGGTGGCCGTAGAGTCGTTTGTTCCGGAATCGATCAAAGAGTCGTACCAAGTGTTTGTCAAAGCGGACCATTGCGAACAATACGTTTGCGGTTCGCTGGCAGTCAAGAAGTGA